Proteins encoded within one genomic window of Candidatus Nezhaarchaeota archaeon:
- the gatE gene encoding Glu-tRNA(Gln) amidotransferase subunit GatE: MDKFKYEELGLKVGLELHQQLNTKCKLFCSCPTILRDDEPDVIFIRRLRPTRSELGTVDEAALLEYEKGKTYIYQAYSDTTCLVEMDEEPPHPVNEEALDIALQVALILKAHIPDVIQVMRKVVIDGSNTTGFQRTVMVALGSPESVIQDSEGPVHIQAICLEEDAARKITETEDKVVFRLDRLGIPLIEISTAPEIKTPEQAQRVALKIGQLLRILGKVKRGLGTIRQDVNVSLKEGGKIEIKGVQDLELISKVIEFEVQRQLKLLEIRDKLKERGITRVESDIIDVTDVFKNTKSKIILQGIQRGHKVMAIRLEGFSGLLGQEVQPGRRFGTELKDYAVVWGGVKGIFHTDEMPAYGITEAEIDELKKKLNCGPRDAVVFVVDEEERAVKALQAVLRRCKEALRGVPDETRAANPDGTTRYMRPRPGASRMYPETDVRPIIITKDRLERLSRLLPEMPEQKLRRFIEEYGLSKDLALLMINSYRLDLFEKIVSAVPQVSPTLIATTLEYTWKNLKREGFPLDQIDESKLLELFRIVGQGLIAKEAIPEVLKAMAENPNAPVVEVVEKLGFKAVSLDEVRSLVDRIIEENAAFIKDKGEKAFKLVMGKVMSILRGKIDGKLVSDIVKERVEHFMRLRAEVK; this comes from the coding sequence ATGGACAAGTTTAAGTACGAAGAGTTGGGCTTGAAAGTTGGTCTTGAGTTGCATCAACAACTCAACACGAAATGTAAGCTCTTTTGCTCGTGTCCCACTATACTTAGAGATGACGAACCAGATGTGATCTTCATTAGAAGGCTCCGTCCAACACGTAGTGAACTAGGGACAGTAGATGAAGCAGCTCTGCTCGAGTACGAGAAGGGGAAGACGTACATATATCAAGCTTATAGCGATACAACGTGTCTTGTCGAGATGGACGAAGAACCTCCTCATCCAGTAAATGAAGAGGCTTTAGACATAGCTCTACAAGTAGCATTGATTCTTAAGGCTCACATACCAGACGTAATTCAAGTAATGAGGAAGGTCGTAATAGACGGCTCAAATACCACGGGCTTCCAACGAACGGTAATGGTAGCTTTAGGCAGTCCAGAAAGCGTTATACAAGACTCGGAAGGTCCTGTCCATATTCAAGCTATATGTCTTGAAGAGGATGCAGCACGCAAGATAACCGAAACTGAGGATAAAGTCGTTTTTAGGCTTGATAGGCTTGGCATACCCCTCATAGAGATCTCGACTGCACCTGAAATAAAGACGCCAGAGCAAGCTCAAAGAGTGGCTTTGAAGATTGGTCAGCTTCTTCGAATACTTGGAAAAGTGAAGCGGGGTCTTGGGACTATAAGGCAAGACGTGAATGTTTCACTCAAGGAAGGAGGGAAGATCGAGATAAAAGGTGTTCAGGATCTAGAGCTTATATCGAAGGTCATAGAATTCGAGGTTCAAAGACAGCTTAAGCTATTGGAGATAAGGGACAAACTTAAGGAACGAGGCATAACTAGAGTTGAGAGTGATATAATTGATGTAACTGATGTATTTAAGAACACTAAGAGCAAGATAATCCTGCAAGGGATACAAAGAGGCCATAAGGTAATGGCTATAAGGCTTGAAGGCTTCTCAGGCTTGCTAGGACAGGAAGTTCAGCCAGGTAGGAGATTTGGAACTGAACTTAAGGACTATGCTGTTGTGTGGGGAGGAGTTAAAGGCATTTTTCACACAGATGAAATGCCTGCTTACGGAATAACAGAGGCGGAGATCGATGAGCTCAAGAAGAAGCTTAATTGTGGCCCGAGAGATGCTGTTGTCTTCGTTGTAGATGAGGAAGAGAGGGCAGTAAAGGCTTTACAAGCAGTATTAAGGCGATGCAAAGAGGCTTTGAGGGGTGTTCCAGACGAAACTAGAGCAGCGAATCCTGATGGTACTACACGGTACATGAGACCAAGGCCCGGAGCCTCACGCATGTACCCTGAGACTGATGTAAGACCGATAATAATAACTAAGGACAGGTTAGAAAGGCTTTCAAGGTTATTGCCAGAAATGCCTGAACAAAAATTAAGAAGGTTTATCGAAGAGTATGGATTAAGTAAGGATCTAGCTCTGCTTATGATTAATTCATATCGCTTAGATCTGTTTGAAAAGATAGTTTCAGCCGTCCCTCAAGTAAGCCCAACATTGATTGCCACAACCTTAGAGTATACGTGGAAGAACCTGAAGAGGGAGGGCTTTCCTTTGGATCAAATAGATGAATCTAAGCTCCTTGAGCTCTTTAGGATTGTAGGGCAGGGTCTTATAGCTAAAGAAGCCATACCCGAAGTGCTCAAAGCTATGGCTGAAAATCCTAATGCTCCTGTCGTAGAAGTGGTAGAAAAATTGGGCTTTAAGGCCGTCTCATTAGATGAAGTGCGAAGCTTAGTAGATCGTATAATAGAAGAGAACGCTGCCTTCATTAAAGATAAGGGCGAGAAAGCCTTCAAATTGGTAATGGGTAAAGTAATGTCTATCTTAAGGGGCAAGATCGATGGAAAGCTCGTGAGCGATATAGTCAAGGAGAGGGTCGAACACTTCATGCGATTGAGAGCTGAGGTAAAGTGA
- a CDS encoding diphthine--ammonia ligase, whose product MKVACLWSGGKDSVYACHLALSMGFEVKRLVTFFPQDPESELLHVPNIRWTTLQAESIRLPQDIISVPKNYEREVLHQTLLQLKSKLGLEGVVAGIIASRYQKRVLQEVCDEIGLQLITPIWSRDQFEVLHSIIREGFKAIIVGVYAEGLTQQWLGREVDETFLSHLKRLSRIWGINPSGEGGEYETFVVDAPRFTKRVKVLDHKIVWYRNWGELIILNATLIEKES is encoded by the coding sequence GTGAAGGTGGCTTGTTTATGGAGTGGAGGTAAGGACAGCGTATATGCTTGTCATTTAGCTTTGAGCATGGGGTTTGAAGTTAAGAGACTTGTCACCTTCTTCCCTCAAGACCCTGAATCTGAGCTACTTCACGTGCCTAACATTAGATGGACTACTCTACAAGCTGAATCAATTAGGCTTCCTCAAGACATCATAAGTGTTCCAAAGAATTATGAACGTGAAGTCTTACATCAAACTCTCCTGCAACTAAAAAGCAAGCTTGGGCTTGAAGGTGTGGTTGCAGGCATAATAGCAAGTAGATACCAAAAAAGAGTATTGCAAGAGGTTTGTGATGAAATTGGCTTGCAATTAATAACCCCCATATGGAGTCGAGATCAATTTGAGGTGCTCCATAGCATTATTCGTGAAGGCTTTAAGGCGATAATAGTCGGCGTTTATGCTGAAGGCTTAACACAGCAATGGTTAGGCAGAGAAGTGGACGAGACTTTCCTCAGTCATCTAAAGAGACTTTCAAGAATTTGGGGTATAAATCCAAGTGGAGAGGGAGGAGAATACGAGACTTTTGTGGTGGATGCCCCTCGCTTCACAAAGAGGGTGAAGGTATTGGATCATAAGATAGTGTGGTACAGAAATTGGGGTGAGTTAATAATCTTGAATGCTACCTTGATTGAGAAAGAGAGCTGA
- a CDS encoding serine/threonine protein kinase, whose protein sequence is MSVVASLMKVLKDFDFKILLAMERLHLRYEYIPVDVLARQLRKSVEALLEHLNKLHKLGFVSRRKQDYLGYALRQYGRDALALKHFVDQGVLDAVGTKLGVGKEADVYDGLSPSGYRVAIKFHRVGRSSFKQTKRLRTYGEATSWYKQSCIAAKREHEALETLYPLGVKVPKPIAYNRHAIVMDIIIGDPLYVVTDLPDPQYVFYEIIENVKRAYQEASIIHADLSEFNVIIKPDFDILIIDWPQWIPKSHPRGFEYLKRDIVNLSRFFAKRFGLNVEIDEVLKDIRGES, encoded by the coding sequence GTGTCAGTCGTGGCTTCACTAATGAAGGTGCTCAAGGACTTCGATTTCAAGATCTTGTTAGCAATGGAAAGACTTCATTTAAGGTATGAGTACATCCCAGTTGATGTCCTAGCAAGACAGTTGAGGAAATCTGTTGAAGCTCTCTTAGAGCATCTAAATAAGCTTCATAAGCTTGGTTTCGTAAGTCGTAGGAAGCAGGACTATTTAGGTTATGCCTTAAGACAGTATGGTCGTGATGCACTAGCCCTTAAGCACTTTGTTGATCAAGGGGTCCTCGATGCTGTTGGTACAAAGCTAGGCGTAGGAAAGGAAGCTGACGTGTACGATGGTTTATCACCATCAGGATATAGAGTAGCCATAAAATTTCATAGGGTTGGGAGGTCTAGCTTTAAGCAGACTAAGAGATTGAGGACGTATGGAGAGGCAACGTCATGGTATAAGCAGTCCTGCATTGCAGCTAAGAGAGAGCATGAAGCTCTCGAAACTCTATACCCCCTAGGAGTTAAAGTGCCTAAACCAATAGCTTACAACAGGCATGCAATTGTAATGGACATAATAATCGGGGACCCTCTTTACGTGGTTACAGACCTACCAGACCCTCAATACGTGTTCTATGAAATAATTGAGAATGTTAAGAGAGCCTATCAGGAAGCATCAATAATACACGCTGATCTCAGCGAGTTCAATGTTATAATAAAGCCAGACTTCGATATCCTTATAATAGATTGGCCGCAGTGGATCCCCAAAAGCCATCCCAGAGGCTTCGAATACCTCAAGCGCGACATAGTCAATCTCTCGCGTTTCTTCGCTAAAAGGTTCGGCTTGAACGTGGAAATCGATGAGGTGCTAAAGGATATTAGGGGCGAATCTTAA
- a CDS encoding DUF460 domain-containing protein: MLSQESLNKQRMIMGLDLTPSLQTREYALAIVNEKGFVLDRRDRVDWKTVLRLLKKYQVDTIAVDNIYEIGESINEVRRRLSKVIDRVRLVEVTRIGEHHVKLVELAFKEGLLSERVSHLSPLQAAEVSALLALKGMGTTILEPSTVRTAIIISRGRSLGPGGMSQGRYSRAQLSAVRQVTSLLLDELRKHIKVDEIEYYVQRSRFGFERSIILLDLSPFQVKKLLKPLRDLIKKSGVNIKIVARIPVLDEKQIGREDHEDRPIIVGLDPGIVTGVAVIDLSGNLLFVNSGLALDKMTVVETITKFGNPVVIASDVRRTPVIVEKIASLLGCIIYSPPRDLSVDEKRRMIQEHIGEFKNVIKNTHQRDAVAAALKAYLNFKNKFMQLEAKAKELNLTRPQMEKAKALLIKGLTIKEALERVMSTEELNKSSTSPQVDPEVQKLKQELSKLRDKIEEQSKIIKELEESRLRLLNQLREREAIIEKLEEKLMKVPPKVQEPSQEDEAVKRRLELSMKTIGELRSKVENLEKALEALKNLVKKIAKGDVVIIKEIRAITKRSIEEAVKHDVLSEGEIVLIQDPSSSNIEGFHQLLKVRPEAIIVSINKIPEEIRGLLEENCIPLIDVEEVKIERVLDFLYTSSTIKDLIKIKRDDLLSKKDRNLRKKFMEMLQRYREERARELVKG; this comes from the coding sequence GTGCTTTCTCAAGAGTCACTCAATAAACAGCGCATGATAATGGGTTTAGACTTAACACCATCACTACAAACACGTGAGTACGCATTGGCAATCGTCAATGAGAAAGGCTTCGTATTAGATCGTAGGGATAGAGTAGATTGGAAGACTGTTCTTCGCTTATTGAAGAAGTACCAAGTAGATACAATAGCTGTAGACAATATCTACGAGATAGGCGAGTCAATAAACGAAGTCAGGAGACGGCTAAGCAAAGTGATAGATAGGGTAAGGCTTGTCGAAGTAACTAGAATTGGTGAACATCACGTAAAGCTAGTGGAGCTAGCCTTTAAAGAAGGTCTTCTTAGCGAAAGGGTTTCTCACCTCTCACCTCTTCAAGCAGCTGAGGTATCCGCTTTACTGGCCTTAAAGGGCATGGGCACAACAATACTCGAACCTTCAACTGTTAGAACGGCAATAATTATCTCGAGAGGGAGGAGCCTTGGTCCAGGTGGTATGAGCCAAGGAAGATACAGTCGTGCCCAGCTTTCAGCTGTGAGACAGGTAACTAGCCTATTACTTGATGAATTGAGGAAGCACATCAAAGTTGATGAGATAGAGTACTATGTGCAGCGATCTAGATTCGGTTTTGAGAGAAGCATCATTTTACTTGATCTCTCTCCCTTCCAGGTCAAGAAGTTGCTAAAGCCTCTCAGAGATCTAATAAAAAAGAGCGGGGTCAACATAAAGATAGTAGCCAGGATCCCTGTCCTCGATGAGAAGCAGATAGGTCGTGAGGATCACGAAGACCGCCCAATTATAGTCGGTCTAGACCCTGGAATAGTTACTGGTGTCGCAGTGATAGATCTAAGCGGCAACCTCTTATTCGTAAATAGCGGGCTTGCTCTCGATAAGATGACGGTAGTAGAGACGATAACAAAGTTCGGTAACCCGGTTGTTATAGCCTCAGATGTGAGACGTACACCTGTAATCGTGGAGAAGATAGCCTCTCTTTTGGGCTGTATCATTTACTCTCCACCCAGAGACTTAAGCGTAGATGAGAAGAGGCGCATGATACAAGAACACATAGGTGAGTTCAAGAATGTAATTAAGAACACACATCAAAGAGATGCCGTAGCAGCGGCACTTAAAGCTTACCTTAACTTTAAGAATAAGTTTATGCAATTGGAAGCTAAAGCGAAGGAGCTAAACCTCACTCGCCCTCAAATGGAAAAGGCAAAAGCCCTCCTCATTAAGGGATTAACGATAAAGGAGGCCCTAGAAAGAGTCATGTCCACTGAAGAGCTCAATAAGAGCTCTACCTCTCCTCAAGTAGATCCAGAAGTTCAAAAGCTAAAGCAAGAGCTCTCTAAACTTAGAGATAAAATCGAGGAGCAAAGCAAAATAATAAAGGAGCTCGAAGAATCCCGTCTTAGACTTCTTAACCAATTAAGGGAGAGGGAGGCAATAATCGAGAAGCTCGAAGAGAAGCTCATGAAGGTACCTCCTAAAGTGCAAGAACCCTCACAAGAGGATGAAGCTGTTAAGAGAAGGCTCGAGCTCTCTATGAAAACCATAGGTGAGTTGAGGTCAAAGGTCGAGAATTTAGAGAAAGCACTTGAGGCATTAAAAAATTTGGTCAAGAAGATAGCTAAAGGCGATGTAGTGATAATCAAAGAGATACGTGCAATAACTAAGAGGTCTATTGAAGAAGCTGTAAAACATGATGTTCTAAGTGAGGGAGAGATAGTCCTCATTCAAGATCCTTCATCCTCCAATATCGAAGGTTTTCATCAACTGCTAAAGGTGCGGCCCGAGGCCATAATAGTCTCAATTAATAAAATACCAGAAGAGATACGAGGATTACTTGAAGAGAACTGCATCCCCTTAATAGATGTAGAGGAAGTCAAGATAGAAAGGGTGTTAGACTTCCTCTATACCTCCTCGACAATTAAGGATTTAATAAAGATCAAGAGGGATGATCTGCTCTCTAAAAAAGATAGAAACTTAAGGAAAAAGTTTATGGAGATGCTACAGAGGTATCGTGAAGAGAGAGCTAGGGAGTTAGTTAAGGGGTAA
- a CDS encoding methionine adenosyltransferase — protein MQHGTSFITIEELAQKAVYEQEVEIVERKGKGHPDTLADNLSEAVCRELCKYYLENYGTILHHNVDKALVVGGRAVPKFGGGVLCEPIYITVAGRAVTHVMKGNYIEMVPIGSIALKAMKEHIRKTFRHLDPDTHVILDYKIKQGSVDLVKVFELGGNVPLANDTSFGVGYAPLTDTEKLVLEVEKTLNSSAYKKKNPAVGEDIKVLALRRGRKVDLTIACAMISSYIKSLDDYLKVKEEVKEDVLKIASKYDVDVDVRVNVADKPELGLIYLTVTGTSAEAGDDGNTGRGNRVNGLITPNRYMSLEAVAGKNPVSHVGKIYNIVSTNIANRIYRETRKVKEVYVYMLSRIGHPINEPHIVNVKVVPQEGARIELMKYEIESIVQAELENVVNVKEQLLRTSLDFDEYLTFTP, from the coding sequence TTGCAACATGGAACCAGCTTTATAACCATAGAGGAGCTCGCTCAAAAAGCCGTTTACGAACAAGAAGTCGAGATAGTTGAAAGAAAAGGCAAAGGCCATCCGGACACTTTGGCCGATAATTTGTCTGAGGCTGTTTGTCGAGAGCTATGTAAGTACTACTTGGAGAATTATGGAACTATCCTTCATCACAATGTCGACAAAGCATTGGTTGTAGGCGGCAGAGCAGTTCCAAAATTTGGTGGTGGAGTTCTATGCGAGCCTATCTACATAACAGTTGCCGGACGTGCTGTAACTCATGTAATGAAAGGAAATTATATAGAGATGGTGCCCATAGGATCCATAGCACTTAAGGCAATGAAGGAGCATATAAGGAAGACCTTTAGGCACTTAGATCCTGATACTCATGTAATCCTGGACTACAAGATTAAGCAGGGCTCTGTTGATTTGGTTAAGGTCTTTGAGCTTGGAGGAAATGTACCTCTTGCTAATGACACTTCATTTGGAGTTGGGTATGCTCCATTAACTGATACCGAGAAGCTAGTACTAGAAGTCGAGAAGACGCTTAACTCTTCAGCATACAAAAAGAAAAATCCAGCTGTTGGAGAAGACATAAAGGTTTTAGCATTAAGAAGAGGTAGGAAGGTCGATCTCACAATAGCTTGTGCAATGATAAGCTCTTACATAAAGTCGCTCGATGACTACTTAAAGGTTAAAGAAGAGGTTAAAGAAGATGTATTGAAAATAGCATCCAAGTATGACGTTGATGTAGATGTGAGAGTAAATGTTGCTGACAAGCCTGAACTCGGGCTTATATACCTGACCGTTACTGGAACTTCAGCTGAGGCTGGCGATGACGGCAATACTGGGAGGGGCAATAGGGTTAATGGACTCATAACACCAAATAGGTACATGTCGTTAGAGGCTGTTGCAGGAAAGAACCCTGTAAGCCATGTAGGCAAAATCTACAACATAGTGTCAACGAACATAGCAAACAGAATCTACAGAGAAACACGTAAGGTTAAGGAAGTCTATGTTTACATGCTAAGCCGCATAGGACATCCAATTAATGAGCCCCACATAGTTAACGTTAAGGTCGTACCTCAAGAAGGAGCTCGCATAGAGCTCATGAAATATGAAATTGAAAGCATTGTTCAAGCAGAGCTCGAGAACGTAGTCAATGTCAAGGAACAACTATTAAGAACGTCATTGGATTTCGATGAGTACCTTACGTTTACCCCTTAA
- a CDS encoding small nuclear ribonucleoprotein (Sm): MVKSDPLKLLMKSINGEVVVRLKDGRSCRGILEKCDQCMNLLLNDAEEINEEEGPIAKYGKVLIRGSNILFVKLKE, from the coding sequence ATGGTTAAGAGCGACCCCTTGAAGTTATTAATGAAGTCTATTAATGGTGAGGTTGTGGTAAGGCTTAAAGACGGAAGAAGTTGCCGTGGAATACTTGAAAAATGCGACCAATGTATGAACCTTCTTTTGAATGATGCTGAAGAAATCAATGAGGAGGAAGGACCAATAGCAAAATATGGCAAGGTGTTGATTAGAGGAAGCAACATCCTATTCGTGAAACTAAAAGAGTAA